One part of the Solanum dulcamara chromosome 8, daSolDulc1.2, whole genome shotgun sequence genome encodes these proteins:
- the LOC129899931 gene encoding uncharacterized protein LOC129899931, giving the protein MSFPMGWFDAFEVRPWGTDLLRESMDKVCMIQERIRTTWSRYKSYANRRVWPLEFMVKDRYIPDESNVLLWYSDQFDESLAFEDEPVTILDSQVINLRSKEIPSMKV; this is encoded by the exons atgtcgtTCCCAATGGGCTGGTTTGATGcctttgaggttaggccttggggCACCGATTTGCTGCGTGAGTCGATGGACAAAGTTTGTATGATTCAGGAGAGGATCCGTACTACCTGGAGTAGGTACAAGAGTTATGCTAATCGAAGGGTGTggcctttggagtttatggttaaAGATCGG TACATCCCAGATGAGTCTAACGTGCTTTTATGGTATTCAGATCAGTTTGATGAGTCCTTGGCCTTTGAGGATGAGCCTGTAACTATTTTGGATAGCCAGGTTATAAAtttgaggtctaaggagattccatcGATGAAAGTCTAG